A region of Aliivibrio fischeri DNA encodes the following proteins:
- a CDS encoding ABC transporter ATP-binding protein, whose amino-acid sequence MSLLEVKNLRIEYPSRHGVHAAVKSLSFSIERGEIVGVVGESGAGKSTVGNAVIDLLSPPGVIADGEVFLDGEKISGLTAEEMRKVRGSKIGFIFQDPMTSLNPLFTVEQQLTETIHANLSVSPEEAYARALSLMEQVGIPQPENRLKQFPHQFSGGMRQRVVIAIALAGEPDLIIADEPTTALDVSIQDQILNLIRELCVKNNVGCMLVTHDMGVVSNVTDKVAVMYRGDLVEFGKTEKVLGDPDHSYTRSLISAVPRSDIKLDRFPLVSYIEEAVEHEPIDVKNHWLGQSQDQREYAGPLLKVENVNLRFITKDSFFESRREYVQASNNVSFEIHEGETFGLVGESGSGKSTIARVIAGLYPPNSGSVTFEGIDLTALKSEKERRPMRRQMQMVFQNPYTSMNPRMKIFDIIAEPIRFHKLTRSESETQQIVNDLLDHVGLGRMAALKYPHEFSGGQRQRISIARALATRPRLLICDEPTSALDVSVQAQILNLLKDLQDELNLTMLFISHDLPVIRQMCDRVGVMQMGTLLEVAPTENLYTNPQHDYSKQLISLMPEFKGLREQTA is encoded by the coding sequence ATGTCACTTTTAGAAGTTAAAAATTTACGTATTGAATATCCGTCACGTCATGGTGTTCATGCCGCTGTTAAATCACTGTCATTTTCAATTGAGCGTGGTGAAATTGTTGGTGTTGTTGGTGAATCAGGTGCAGGTAAATCAACAGTAGGTAATGCTGTTATTGATTTATTAAGCCCTCCTGGTGTTATTGCTGATGGTGAAGTGTTTCTTGATGGAGAAAAAATATCAGGATTAACCGCTGAAGAAATGCGTAAGGTTCGAGGTTCTAAAATTGGTTTTATCTTCCAAGACCCAATGACCTCATTAAATCCTTTATTTACCGTTGAGCAGCAATTAACGGAAACCATTCATGCTAACTTGTCGGTATCTCCTGAAGAGGCTTATGCTCGAGCATTATCTTTAATGGAACAAGTAGGTATCCCTCAGCCTGAAAATAGATTAAAACAATTTCCACATCAATTTTCAGGTGGTATGCGCCAACGTGTAGTTATTGCTATCGCATTAGCTGGTGAACCTGATCTGATCATTGCTGATGAACCAACAACGGCACTGGATGTGTCGATTCAAGATCAAATTCTAAACCTTATTCGTGAGTTATGCGTTAAAAATAACGTTGGCTGTATGTTGGTTACTCACGATATGGGGGTGGTATCTAATGTGACAGATAAAGTCGCAGTAATGTACCGTGGAGATCTTGTTGAATTTGGAAAAACAGAAAAAGTATTGGGTGATCCTGACCATTCTTATACCCGTAGCTTAATTTCTGCGGTTCCTCGTTCAGATATTAAATTAGATCGTTTTCCATTAGTGAGTTATATCGAGGAAGCGGTTGAGCATGAACCTATTGATGTTAAAAATCACTGGTTAGGTCAAAGCCAAGATCAGCGTGAATACGCAGGTCCTTTATTGAAAGTTGAAAACGTAAATCTTCGTTTCATAACAAAAGATTCTTTTTTTGAAAGCCGTCGTGAGTACGTCCAAGCTTCTAATAATGTGAGTTTCGAAATTCATGAAGGGGAAACTTTTGGTTTGGTTGGTGAATCAGGTTCAGGTAAATCAACCATTGCTCGTGTTATCGCAGGATTATACCCACCAAACTCTGGCTCAGTGACATTTGAAGGTATTGATCTTACCGCTCTCAAGTCAGAAAAAGAGCGCCGTCCAATGCGCCGCCAAATGCAGATGGTATTTCAAAACCCATACACTTCAATGAATCCACGCATGAAAATCTTCGATATTATCGCAGAGCCGATTCGTTTTCATAAACTCACTCGCTCTGAATCAGAAACGCAACAGATCGTTAATGATCTTTTGGATCACGTAGGCTTGGGTCGAATGGCTGCCTTGAAGTATCCGCATGAGTTTTCTGGAGGTCAACGTCAACGTATTTCTATCGCTCGTGCATTAGCGACACGTCCACGTTTATTGATTTGTGATGAGCCAACTTCGGCTTTAGATGTATCGGTTCAAGCTCAAATTCTCAATTTATTGAAAGATTTACAGGATGAATTGAACTTAACCATGTTGTTCATCAGCCATGATTTACCTGTGATTCGTCAGATGTGTGACCGTGTTGGTGTAATGCAGATGGGAACGTTACTAGAAGTGGCACCAACAGAGAATCTTTATACCAATCCGCAGCATGACTACAGCAAACAGTTAATTTCTCTTATGCCTGAATTTAAGGGGTTAAGAGAGCAAACCGCATAG
- a CDS encoding cytochrome c5 family protein, with the protein MEKSVRNIIIAMVAVLTFSTTSFAANNSDDAIAERIKPVGQVYLASDVPVVEEPTGPRSGEQVYNTFCIACHATGAAGAPKTQNAEDWAPRIAKGMDTLKDHALNGFNAMPAKGSCMNCSDDEVIAAVEHLIKGL; encoded by the coding sequence ATGGAAAAATCTGTTCGTAACATCATCATTGCAATGGTTGCTGTATTAACTTTTTCAACCACCTCTTTTGCAGCAAATAACTCTGATGATGCTATTGCTGAGCGAATTAAGCCAGTTGGCCAAGTTTATCTTGCGAGCGATGTTCCTGTGGTTGAAGAACCAACTGGCCCTCGTTCTGGTGAGCAAGTTTACAATACCTTCTGTATTGCCTGTCACGCGACAGGGGCTGCTGGTGCACCAAAAACACAAAATGCAGAAGATTGGGCCCCTCGAATAGCAAAAGGTATGGACACACTAAAAGATCATGCTCTTAATGGCTTTAATGCAATGCCAGCAAAAGGATCTTGTATGAATTGTTCCGATGATGAAGTTATTGCAGCAGTAGAGCATTTAATTAAAGGGTTATAA
- the rep gene encoding DNA helicase Rep, whose product MKLNPQQDEAVKFVSGPCLVLAGAGSGKTRVITNKIAYLVQQCGYKARNIAAVTFTNKAAREMKERVGQTLGKQESRGLMVSTFHSLGLDIIRREYKVLGLKAGFSLFDDQDQLALLKELTEKQIDGDKDLLRQLLSSISNWKNDMLTPTQVKGFARSEQDQLFAFCYEMYLNQMKAYNALDFDDLISLPVLLLRTNQEVRERWQMKIRYLLVDEYQDTNTSQYELVKLLVGERGRLTVVGDDDQSIYSWRGAKPQNLVLLNEDYPNLRVIKLEQNYRSTSRILRAANILIANNPHAFEKRLFSEIPDGEQIKILTAKDDEHEAERVVGELIAHRFLNRTDYKDYAVLYRGNHQSRLIEKSLMQNRVPYKISGGTSFFARAEIKDIMAYLRLLTNPDDDNAFLRVVNTPRREIGPVTLEKLGSYANMRGKSLFESSFEIGLEQTLSGRGLESLRRFCHWIVSISENAERGNTVEAVRSLVKDIHYEDWLYETSTSAKAAEMRMKNVSDLYSWIVADLEGDNYDNEEKTLKEVVQKLTLRDMMERGEDEDGADQVQLMTLHASKGLEFPYVYLIGAEEGILPHQTSIDEDNVEEERRLAYVGITRAQKELTFTLCKERRQYGELIRPEPSRFLEELPHDDLDWEMKKPKPTQEERMERGKANIANLRAMLKK is encoded by the coding sequence ATGAAACTTAATCCACAGCAAGATGAGGCCGTTAAATTTGTCTCTGGGCCGTGTTTAGTATTGGCTGGTGCAGGGTCGGGTAAAACGCGTGTAATCACTAATAAAATAGCTTATTTAGTTCAGCAATGTGGTTATAAGGCGAGAAACATTGCAGCAGTAACCTTTACCAACAAAGCGGCTCGTGAAATGAAAGAGCGTGTTGGACAAACATTAGGTAAACAAGAATCTCGAGGATTAATGGTATCAACCTTTCACTCATTAGGTTTAGACATTATTCGCCGTGAATATAAGGTTCTTGGCTTAAAGGCTGGATTTTCATTATTTGATGATCAAGACCAATTAGCACTGTTAAAAGAGTTAACAGAAAAGCAGATTGATGGTGATAAAGATTTATTGCGTCAACTTCTAAGTAGTATTTCTAATTGGAAGAATGACATGTTAACGCCGACACAAGTCAAAGGGTTTGCTCGCTCAGAGCAAGATCAGCTTTTTGCTTTTTGCTATGAAATGTATTTAAACCAAATGAAGGCGTATAACGCACTGGATTTTGATGATTTGATATCACTGCCTGTACTGCTGTTGCGTACCAATCAAGAAGTGCGTGAACGTTGGCAGATGAAAATTCGTTATCTACTGGTCGATGAATATCAAGATACCAATACGAGTCAATATGAACTCGTTAAGCTATTGGTGGGTGAAAGAGGTCGATTAACCGTGGTGGGTGATGATGACCAATCAATTTACTCATGGCGTGGAGCAAAACCACAAAACTTGGTGTTATTGAATGAAGATTACCCAAACTTACGTGTCATAAAGCTTGAGCAAAACTATCGTTCAACCAGTCGAATTCTGCGTGCAGCGAATATTCTTATTGCGAATAACCCTCACGCGTTTGAAAAACGTCTGTTTTCTGAAATTCCTGATGGTGAGCAGATAAAAATTTTAACCGCTAAAGATGATGAGCATGAAGCTGAACGAGTGGTAGGTGAATTGATTGCGCATCGTTTCTTAAATCGAACGGATTATAAAGATTATGCGGTTTTATATCGTGGTAACCATCAATCTCGTTTGATTGAAAAATCATTAATGCAAAACCGAGTGCCTTATAAAATTTCTGGGGGCACTTCTTTCTTTGCTCGTGCGGAAATTAAAGACATCATGGCTTATTTACGTTTATTAACTAACCCTGATGACGATAACGCTTTTTTACGTGTAGTTAATACACCTCGTCGTGAGATCGGTCCTGTGACACTTGAGAAGCTTGGTAGCTATGCCAATATGCGTGGAAAGAGCTTGTTTGAATCCAGTTTTGAAATAGGCTTAGAGCAAACGCTTTCAGGACGAGGGTTAGAATCTCTTCGTCGCTTCTGTCATTGGATTGTATCTATTTCTGAGAATGCTGAGCGAGGTAATACTGTTGAAGCGGTCCGTTCTTTAGTAAAAGACATACATTATGAAGATTGGTTGTATGAAACTTCAACCAGTGCTAAAGCTGCTGAAATGCGAATGAAAAATGTGTCAGATCTCTATTCATGGATTGTTGCCGATTTAGAAGGTGATAACTATGACAATGAAGAGAAGACACTAAAGGAAGTGGTTCAGAAATTGACGTTACGTGACATGATGGAGCGTGGAGAAGATGAAGATGGGGCTGATCAAGTTCAGTTAATGACCTTACACGCATCTAAAGGTCTTGAGTTTCCATATGTTTACTTAATTGGAGCAGAAGAAGGGATCCTTCCTCATCAAACTAGCATTGATGAAGATAATGTGGAAGAAGAGCGCCGACTGGCATATGTAGGAATCACACGAGCTCAAAAAGAGTTGACCTTTACATTATGTAAAGAGCGTCGTCAGTATGGTGAACTTATTCGACCTGAACCAAGCCGTTTTCTTGAAGAGTTGCCTCATGATGATTTGGATTGGGAAATGAAGAAACCCAAACCAACGCAAGAAGAGCGAATGGAGAGAGGAAAAGCAAATATTGCTAACCTCAGAGCCATGCTCAAAAAGTAG
- a CDS encoding TetR/AcrR family transcriptional regulator, translating into MKEKRQLILESAEKLLATDGFHGLSMQKVANQAGVAAGTIYRYFDDKEALIEEIKLNIMQRVATAIQKDIDDNDPIKVRFRSMWLNIWHFAISEKNTFLNRNQYEALPSSNLIKLKELEKKIFAQVNQLFIDGLEQGVFKPLSVEILVGLSLEASVCLARKHSQGFFTLTDDDLNSAIEASWDAIIKH; encoded by the coding sequence ATGAAGGAAAAACGTCAGCTTATTTTAGAATCGGCCGAAAAACTGTTAGCAACTGATGGCTTTCATGGCCTATCAATGCAAAAAGTTGCCAATCAAGCAGGCGTCGCAGCAGGTACTATCTATCGCTACTTTGATGACAAAGAAGCATTGATTGAAGAAATCAAGCTGAACATTATGCAACGTGTAGCAACTGCCATTCAAAAAGACATAGATGATAACGACCCTATAAAGGTTCGTTTTAGATCTATGTGGCTAAATATTTGGCACTTTGCTATTTCAGAAAAAAATACTTTTTTAAATCGAAATCAATATGAAGCACTCCCGTCTTCGAATTTAATTAAGTTAAAGGAACTAGAGAAAAAAATATTTGCCCAAGTGAATCAACTCTTTATTGATGGACTTGAACAAGGCGTATTTAAACCTCTCAGTGTAGAAATCCTTGTTGGATTAAGCTTAGAAGCAAGTGTTTGCTTAGCAAGAAAACATTCTCAAGGCTTTTTTACATTAACAGATGATGATCTCAACTCGGCGATTGAAGCCAGTTGGGACGCAATTATTAAACACTAA
- a CDS encoding efflux RND transporter periplasmic adaptor subunit, with protein sequence MKKWTFFMLLLALLLFGSVIGFNMFKQQKIAEYMANRPEAEFPVTVETVEPTLWTPTIEAIGFIEPNQGVTLTTEVNGIIDKISFDSGSQVKKGQVLVSLDSKVEKANLKSTQARLPAAEAKYKRYKGLYKKGSISKEAYDEAEANYFSLAADIESMKASIDRREIKAPFSGVIGIRNVYLGQYLQPSTDIVRLEDTSVMRLRFTVPQTDISKINIGQEIDISVDSYPEDTFRGSISAIEPAVNIQSGLIEVQADIPNNGGKLRSGMFAQAKIILPTLENQVVIPQTAITFTLYGDNVYIVSEKDGVKRVQQHVVKVGERTKDIAHILEGVKAGDMVVTTGQVRLSNDAKVRIVESNATTPPAETPML encoded by the coding sequence ATGAAAAAGTGGACTTTCTTTATGTTGCTTCTTGCACTACTTCTTTTTGGTAGCGTAATTGGTTTCAACATGTTCAAACAACAAAAAATAGCTGAATACATGGCTAACCGCCCTGAAGCTGAATTTCCAGTCACTGTAGAAACCGTTGAACCTACACTTTGGACTCCAACCATTGAAGCGATCGGTTTTATTGAACCTAATCAAGGTGTAACGCTAACTACTGAAGTTAACGGCATTATTGACAAAATTTCATTTGATTCGGGTAGCCAAGTTAAAAAAGGCCAAGTATTAGTTTCTCTTGATTCAAAAGTAGAAAAAGCAAACTTGAAGAGTACTCAAGCTCGCTTACCTGCAGCAGAAGCAAAATATAAACGTTATAAAGGCCTATACAAAAAAGGCTCTATTTCAAAAGAGGCTTACGATGAAGCTGAAGCTAATTATTTCTCTTTAGCGGCTGATATCGAAAGTATGAAAGCATCGATTGATCGCCGTGAAATCAAAGCTCCATTCTCAGGTGTTATTGGTATTCGTAATGTTTACCTAGGTCAATACTTACAACCAAGTACTGATATTGTTCGCTTAGAAGATACAAGCGTTATGCGTTTACGCTTTACTGTTCCTCAAACGGATATTTCAAAAATCAATATTGGTCAAGAGATTGATATCTCAGTTGATTCATACCCAGAAGATACTTTCCGAGGCTCTATCAGTGCGATTGAACCTGCTGTAAATATTCAAAGTGGTTTAATTGAGGTTCAAGCAGATATCCCTAATAACGGCGGTAAATTGCGTAGTGGTATGTTTGCACAAGCAAAAATCATTCTTCCGACTTTAGAAAACCAAGTTGTTATCCCTCAAACAGCAATTACCTTCACTCTATATGGTGACAATGTTTATATCGTGTCTGAAAAAGATGGCGTAAAACGAGTTCAACAACATGTAGTGAAAGTTGGTGAACGTACTAAAGATATTGCACATATCCTAGAGGGCGTTAAAGCTGGAGATATGGTTGTAACAACTGGTCAAGTTCGTCTAAGTAACGACGCGAAAGTTCGTATTGTGGAAAGTAATGCCACAACACCACCTGCTGAAACACCAATGCTGTAA
- a CDS encoding accessory factor UbiK family protein, producing MFDPKKLEQVAKQIHESMPQPVKELGSDVEQKVRQVIQGQLNKLDVVSREEFDVQTQVLLRTRQKLTAMEQKLAELEEKLSEK from the coding sequence ATGTTTGATCCAAAAAAGTTAGAGCAAGTAGCAAAACAAATTCATGAATCAATGCCGCAGCCAGTAAAAGAACTTGGTAGTGATGTTGAACAAAAAGTTCGTCAAGTTATTCAAGGACAGTTAAATAAACTTGATGTTGTTAGCAGAGAAGAGTTTGATGTCCAAACACAAGTTCTTTTACGTACTCGCCAAAAGCTAACAGCGATGGAACAAAAACTTGCTGAACTAGAAGAGAAACTTTCGGAAAAATAA
- the ilvC gene encoding ketol-acid reductoisomerase, with product MSNYFNTLNLREQLDQLGRCRFMDREEFATEADYLKGKKVVIVGCGAQGLNQGLNMRDSGLDVAYALRQAAIDEQRQSYKNAKENGFEVASYETLIPQADLVINLTPDKQHTNVVETVMPLMKEGAALGYSHGFNVVEEGMQIRKDLTVVMVAPKCPGTEVREEYKRGFGVPTLIAVHPENDPKGEGWDIAKAWAAGTGGHRAGCLESSFVAEVKSDLMGEQTILCGMLQAGSIVSYEKMIADGIEPSYAGKLLQYGWETITEALKFGGVTHMMDRLSNPAKVKAFELSEELKELMRPLYNKHMDDIISGEFSRTMMADWANDDVNLFGWREETGQTAFENYPESDVEISEQEYFDNGILLVAMVRAGVELAFEAMTASGIIDESAYYESLHELPLIANTVARKRLYEMNVVISDTAEYGNYLFANVATPLLREKFMPSVETDVIGRGLGEASNQVDNATLIAVNDAIRNHPVEYIGEELRSYMSDMKRIAVGG from the coding sequence ATGTCTAACTACTTTAATACGCTAAATTTACGTGAACAATTAGATCAACTAGGTCGTTGTCGCTTTATGGATCGTGAAGAATTTGCAACAGAAGCTGATTACCTTAAAGGTAAAAAAGTGGTTATTGTTGGTTGTGGTGCTCAAGGCTTAAACCAAGGCCTTAATATGCGTGATTCAGGCTTAGATGTTGCTTATGCACTACGTCAAGCCGCTATTGATGAACAACGACAATCTTATAAAAATGCAAAAGAAAATGGTTTTGAAGTAGCTAGCTATGAAACTCTGATTCCTCAAGCTGACCTAGTTATTAATCTTACTCCTGATAAACAACATACTAATGTAGTTGAAACTGTTATGCCTCTAATGAAAGAGGGGGCAGCTTTAGGCTATTCACATGGTTTTAATGTTGTTGAAGAAGGGATGCAAATCCGTAAAGATTTGACGGTTGTTATGGTTGCTCCTAAGTGTCCAGGAACAGAAGTTCGTGAAGAATATAAACGTGGTTTTGGGGTTCCAACTCTAATTGCTGTTCACCCAGAAAATGATCCTAAAGGTGAAGGTTGGGATATTGCTAAGGCTTGGGCTGCTGGCACAGGTGGTCACCGTGCGGGTTGTCTAGAGTCTTCTTTTGTCGCTGAAGTTAAATCTGACCTTATGGGTGAGCAAACGATTCTTTGTGGCATGCTACAAGCTGGTTCTATTGTATCTTACGAAAAGATGATTGCTGACGGTATTGAGCCTAGTTATGCAGGTAAACTTCTACAGTACGGTTGGGAAACAATTACTGAAGCCCTAAAGTTTGGCGGTGTTACGCATATGATGGATCGCCTTTCAAACCCAGCTAAAGTAAAAGCTTTTGAGCTTTCAGAAGAACTTAAAGAGCTAATGCGTCCACTTTATAATAAGCATATGGACGATATTATTTCTGGTGAGTTTTCTCGTACAATGATGGCTGATTGGGCTAATGATGATGTTAATCTATTTGGCTGGCGTGAAGAAACAGGTCAAACTGCGTTTGAAAACTACCCTGAGTCTGATGTAGAGATCTCTGAACAAGAATACTTTGATAACGGTATTTTACTCGTTGCAATGGTTCGTGCCGGCGTTGAATTAGCATTTGAAGCTATGACTGCATCAGGCATTATCGATGAATCAGCTTACTATGAGTCGCTGCACGAATTACCACTGATTGCTAACACTGTAGCACGTAAGCGTTTGTATGAAATGAACGTAGTTATTTCTGATACTGCTGAATATGGTAACTACCTATTTGCAAATGTAGCAACGCCACTTCTTCGTGAGAAATTCATGCCTTCTGTTGAAACAGATGTTATTGGCCGAGGATTAGGTGAGGCATCAAATCAAGTGGATAATGCAACGCTAATCGCTGTTAATGATGCGATTCGTAATCATCCAGTTGAATATATTGGTGAAGAACTACGTAGCTACATGAGCGATATGAAGCGAATTGCTGTTGGTGGCTAA
- the ilvY gene encoding HTH-type transcriptional activator IlvY has product MNIKLLQTFLHLCESHSFTHTSKAMHLSPSALSRQIQKLEDDIGHPLFIRDNRSVELTSAAKQLIPIALNICSEWSGYKASSNVVNNALKGQLKLFCSVTASYSHLPQLLNDFKVNYPHIDIKLSTGDPAQAIEKIESSEVDIAISAVPEKPSNKLAFEIISEIPLSIIAPLGNNQFISEINKENSNWELLPFILPESGTARNRANQWFKEQGIKPTIYAQVSGHEAIVSMVALGCGIGIAPDVVINNSPVKDKVQRLNTLPIAPFKLGLCCKKSKLNDSVIQALWQVAENTFI; this is encoded by the coding sequence ATGAATATAAAATTACTACAAACGTTTTTGCATTTATGCGAAAGCCATAGTTTCACACATACGTCTAAGGCTATGCACTTAAGTCCATCAGCTTTAAGCCGACAAATACAAAAATTAGAAGACGACATCGGTCATCCACTGTTTATTAGAGATAACCGAAGCGTCGAATTAACCAGTGCAGCAAAGCAACTAATACCTATTGCACTGAATATATGCTCCGAATGGAGTGGGTATAAAGCCAGTTCGAACGTTGTAAATAATGCCTTAAAAGGGCAATTAAAATTATTTTGTTCCGTCACTGCAAGCTACAGCCACCTTCCTCAATTATTAAATGACTTTAAAGTTAATTACCCACATATAGATATTAAATTATCTACGGGCGATCCTGCTCAAGCGATAGAAAAGATCGAATCTTCTGAAGTAGATATCGCTATTTCAGCAGTACCAGAAAAACCTTCAAATAAACTGGCTTTTGAAATTATTAGTGAGATTCCACTTTCAATTATTGCTCCCTTAGGTAACAACCAATTTATTAGTGAAATAAACAAAGAGAATAGTAATTGGGAGTTACTCCCTTTTATACTGCCCGAATCAGGTACTGCTAGAAATCGAGCTAATCAATGGTTTAAAGAACAAGGAATAAAACCAACTATCTATGCTCAAGTTTCAGGTCATGAAGCAATTGTGAGCATGGTTGCATTAGGATGTGGGATAGGAATAGCACCAGATGTTGTGATAAACAACAGCCCAGTGAAAGATAAAGTACAACGGTTAAATACATTACCAATTGCGCCATTTAAACTAGGTTTATGCTGTAAAAAATCAAAGTTAAATGATTCTGTTATTCAGGCGCTTTGGCAAGTTGCTGAAAATACTTTTATTTAG